GTTccaatggtatggaataccccattagccagctgggctggctgtcctgattatgttccctcccatcttgtgtacctagctcagtcagtaggcatgggagctgtccttggactaggagggcacacCCAGTTTGTGGGGGATAGAGACACTCGcccccccagcatccagcaccaggcacacaggCTGCGACCCACGGTTCTGCTCCAACTGCCAGCACTGAGCCCCTCACTTGCCTCACTCACACAGGTCCCTTCTGTAAGGCTAcgtggaaggagagtgtctgctgCTTTAAGGGTATCTCGTCAAGGACCTTCTCAATGCAAAAAACGAGataaacagaaatggagaaagccaTAAACATCTCTTTCGtagtaacaaataaatacagaaaatgtcaGAGAGCCctcttatttctattttttgctatgatggataatgaaaataatgaatctttGGAAAAGACTTGGAAGCATAATCTCAGAATAAACAAGTGGCAGAACAGGCAACCAAGTATGTAAGTCAAATATTGTCCACAGATCACACAGTCAGGAGGCAGTATTTCTGCCTGCCTAATCATAATCCAAGTAatagaattctatgattctatgattttataatctgccttctttataaaaattattgatATTTGTACTTCCCAAAGGGGTTTCTAGAATCAGTTTGCTACAGGAGCCTGCAGAAAAGGCAACATTTTAGTCCTCATTCTTTaacctcaaatattttatttctagtcagtgattttttcaaggcagtctttacctctttgttcctcaaagtataaatgaaagggTTCAGCAGTGGCGTTACAAGGGTGTTCAGAAGGGATACCACTTTGTTCATATTTAGTGAGGCACGCCCTCTGGGCCTGACGTAAATGAATATGACCGCCCCATAAAGCGTGGTGACTACAGTCAGATGAGCAATGCAGGTGGAGAAGGCTTTCCGTCTCCCAGAAGCAGATGGGATCCTCAATATGGTCAAAATGATGGCGAAGTAGGAGATGACAGTCAAAAAGAAAGTGCTAAACAGAACCAATGTAGCAACAGTGAAAATAAGCCATTCAATATGGCGGGTGTCAGTGCAAGCCAGCTTCAGAAGTGGCCCAGCATCACAGTAGAAGTGATTGATGATATTGGGGCCACAGAATGGCAGTCTGAACACCAGAACAGTTTGCACAAAGACACTCAGAAAGCCACCCATCCAAGCGCCAATAGATGCTGTCACCAGTGCAGATCACTCAGCTCTGCCAGAACGAGACCGAAACTGCGGGATCCACCTGGACACAGACATCCCATGACCTGGTGCCTGGAGAGATGCAGCTATCAAAGCCAAACAACTGGACTTGCCTATACAAATCACAACGCTTATAGAGGTGTTACTGATCTCAAGTGCCTCAATATGTTCATGTCTAACACCTCTGAGGGGGCAGCCAGCAACCACAGCCCTTGCACTCGCACACCCCTGCCCCTGGTTAATGCCCAGAGGAGTCAGGCTCCTGCCCCAATGTGTGCAGCCCAGAGCGGGGCCCATTCAGGCTCTATGGGAGTGAGGAGTGGGGCAGCTTCTGCTGATATCACCGGGCAGCGGGGGAGTGTCAGGGGATGTGGCAGGAGCGTGTCCGCTCTTTTAAGGACATCTGGTCAAAGGAGCCACACACAAGAACATACAGAGATAAACCTGACACATGATAAGGGAGGTTGTGATGAGAACAAACCTGATCAGTCACCCTGATTGGTAAGGATGTGTGGAGCGAGTctgagaacatttatttttacagttggcAAGATGAGGAAAGGGACGGAGACAAACACACAGAGTCATAAAACCTGACCAAATAGCATTAACAAAGACAATACCCAGAAACAGACAtcgtcagtcacactaattgatgagcTCCCAAGAAGCTACAGGCAACCAGGGCTTTGCAACTGGCGAATGCAAACCTGAGTGTCCAGGATGTTGGATGGAGTGGGTGGGACCGTGCCAGCTGTTGAGGGGATGTGCAGGGGAGCTGGGAGCAACAAAGAGGGGGGTAGGCAGGAAAGGGGTATAGAAGAGGCTGGTCGGGTGTCAACCTGGGCCAGTCACTGCTGgtctggctgagctctgcactTCACCAGCACagcctgtcctgtcttcttaAATCTTTTCATAACTCTGCATAATCTCACTCTACCCCATGTGTACGTCTGCTGCagggactaagtgccagctaccgGGGGATCAGCGTGAGTggatttggtgccagctactgaAGTCAGACTGGGGGAGCAGGcacccctggcctgtggtgtcagctactggagccaggGGGGCCTCTCCCTACAGCCACTGCGGCAGTTAACTGAGTGtccacaaaaccagatactgGGGGGACCAGCATGAGTGAGGGGCtccgtgccagcagctggagtgggacagcagctcacagcttgtgtgcctggtgctggatgctgggagaGGTGAGGATCTGTATCCCCCACAAACCGGGTGTGCGTGGGGTGTGCGTGTGCATCcaccagcaaacttcaagctgcACCAGCTGGCAAGTAGGACGCCCCAGGTCCGGGCAGGGGTATCAGGTGGGCAGGGGGTCCATGCTGGTACCTGGGGGTACCTGCGAGTGTGGGGTGCCTTTGGGATGAATGTGTGAGTGCTGCACGTTCAGtgcatcaagctggaccagccggcgAGTAGGGGAGCTGTGGGATGGGTCAGAGGGCTGGGGTCCAGGTAGGGGTGCTGGACGGACAGAGGGGTCGTGCTGGTGCTTGAGGACTCAGGAGTGCACGTGCTTGTGAACCCCGAGGGTGTCACGTGAGTCTGCCAGCCCCAGAGTGGGAGGGACATGGCTGGCTGGGCTTGTGTTACACGGGTCCCATGCACaggtgctgctgacagcagcGTCTTGGCTGGGGCATCTGCGTGGCCAGCCATGCCAGTGTCATCTGTCCGTGTGTcgtttgtctctgtgtgtgtctgtctgtgtggaCATGCCTCTGATAGGTGCTCAGCTTCAGGGCTGATTGaacctgcaaagaggaaagcagcagctgcgtCCGCAGCTTGGGCAGAGAGCCTGGGTGCCTGGGCACCAGGCTGGGAGGCcagtggccaggcaggagggtcctgggcaggggctgccactCTTGACATGTCTGAACAATCATAAGCATTCACCTCTGAAAGAACAGAGAGACTTGCCCCAAGTCAGAGGAAATCTTCAGAGCACATCTGGGGCACTGCAGCTGGCTCAGACACGCTTGCAGAAACACTCTGCCGACGCTGAGCACTACAGGGCTGGCTGTGCCAGCCTTGGGATACCACAAGACCTGTACTTAGGATCACAAAGTCTTGCAGCCTGGGGGCCGGGGTTTCCTTGTGGTCATCAAAAACAGACACTGGTCCAAAATCCAATCTAGATCTCGGCTTGCTGTCACCCTAATACGCATGTTTTCTGGCTCCACAGTAGACAAAGGGGCATGGTGCCTGTGTGAATTTGTCATGACGGAAAGTCCTAATTGCACCCAGCAGCCAGTGTTTTCAGATCCCACACTGGGATTCAGGTGTCAGAAGCTCATTTAAGTCCTGTGACATGTGTTTAAGCCACACGTCATGCAGAGGCAACCCTTCAAAATCCTGAGTGAGTTACACATCCAGGCAGGGAGTCCAAGGCCTGGGAACTCTGCTTAGGGGCGGTCTTTCATGGGACATGCAACCCTCTTTCAGAAGACCTGCAGGTTGCCGGTGCTTCTCCAGCTGTACTTGTCTTTATTTCCAATCGCAACCCAAAGCTGTTGCAATCGTCAAAGTACATGCAGGTACAGAAACAACCTAACTGGGCTGGCTAACCAACTTGCCTGACAGAAGGACGCCCTAGCCCACAACATCCAGGGAAGCCGACCAAAGTCTGAGGCTCTAAAAAGGTAGCTGGAGTAACCAAAGATGAAGCACTGCTGATTGTCCCCATTGTATTGCCCCACAATGAACTGGGCCTGTAACTCGGAGTGGGTAAGCCCGCTCTCGAGGacaggaaactgaggcacatggGAAGAGGAAGGAATCTGCAGCTAACTTAAAGGCAGCACAGACACAATCCAAGCAAGCCACATTTACCTCAGTCGATGTTGCTTTCACAGCTATTCCCAAAGTCCCAGCTCACCTGGCTGTGCTCACACTGACTGCAAGGACTATCTCCAGTTCCAGCTGGACAGTCCCACTCTACATCTCCTGCCCGGAAAGTCAGCAGATTGCCATTCTGTCTCCAGTATGGACTGAGCAAAGAGGCCGGTGCGTGGGGAGTCTAGACTCCACCAAGATCGACCCTTCAGCTGCTGCGACTACATTGACCAGAAGTACGTGGACCGCTCCTTGTTCTGGATGGTTTCTTATTTCAGGAATGGAGCAGGTCTTTTAACTGCCTGAAGcgcttttaaatatatttttctagcCCAAAATTACATCACACGAGGAATATTTCTCCAGAAGCAGTGCTATAATGAACTTAGCTGCTCTGTAGATTTCACATCCCGCAACCCACTTTGGCATGTGAAAATGGGTTAAGGGAAGCATGTGGATACATCCCCTTACAGTATGAGATGATGAAATTGCAGTGTTCTCCACAAGAGAAGAGGTACTGCTTCCCAAGGCAGCCCAGGCAGCCTGGACATTCTCACTGCCCAGTCAGTGGGAACCCCTGAACACAAGTGCCACCTCACGGGACGGATAAGGGAAAACCACCGTGTCTGGGATTAGATAACTACAACAAAGGCAATCGCTGAAGTGCTCTCTTTGGACTAAAGCAGTGCCCTGCACCACCTCACACCAAGATGAACCACCCAGTTTCTCCCCAGCACAAGCTCAGATGTAGTCGACACTTACCAAAGGCCTCAAGAGCAGTCCAGGGGCAACAGTCCCACCGCCACCCTTGTCCCTACAGGCTGGCAAAGCAGTGTTCTCCTTCATCCCCGCCACAGCATCAGGGTTACGCAGCCCTGGAGGGGTGCAACTCTTGGGCCTAGACTCAGCTGGAGGTTCTGACACAGCAGCTTGGGACCGGCACAGAGCCACCACAAGAAAGGAGATGGCAAAGTCTCCAAGCCATCCGTATCCAGCACCCTTTGCGCCCCCTCAACATGGATCTTCTCCCAGAAGCACAACTCCATTGCCTATGAGACTGAGACAGGCAAAGCAGAAGAGCGTAACTAGGTCTCTATGTGACCATGGGGGAAAGACTTGGGGACAAACAGGAACAGGGACTTCCAGTAACATGCAGGCAAATTACAACACCTGAACACCCCTTTCTGCTGCCACCCCTGTCTCTCAGGGGAGGAGACATTACACCCCGCAGCTGCTCTGCAAGCAGCTCACGTGCACACTGTGGAAAAGGGAAGATGGCAGATTCAGCAGTCACAATCCTTAGAGGGGCTTGTGCCCTTCGCCAAAAGCAGGTAATGTGGAGACTGCAGATGGCAATGAGAGGGATGACTCCTAAACGGGGGATGCACAAAGGGACACAGAAGGGGAAAAGATTGCTCACCCTCTCTGTATGGGGATGGGGAAGTGTCAAGAACGGGCAGGGCTACCCTCTTTCACCCAGGGGAAGGCATGTGAGCCAGGGAGCTCACAGAAAACAGGGCCCAACCCAGCTCAACCGAGGAGTCCTCAAGCCACAATGTCCTTCAGAGCTCCAGACAGGTCAGGGAAGACGAAACGGTAGCCGCTCTCCAGGGTGTGTTTTGGCACCACCCTCTGGCCCTCCAACAGCATGACGGCCCGCTCTGCCCCAAAGACAGCCCGCACTGCCCAAGCAGGCaccggcagcagggctgggcgcccCAGGGCGGCAGCAAGCTCCTGAGCAAAGGTGCCATTGGAGGTGTCAGGGGAGGACGGGGAGACACCGCTGAGGACGCCTTGCAGGCTCTCACTCTCCATGGCATGACACACGATCCCAGCCAGGTCCCGAATGTGGACCCATGGGAAGGGCTGGAGCCTAGAGCCCAAGCGGCCTCCTAGTCCCAGACGGAAAGGCCAAGCCATTTGAGAGATTGCACCACCACCTCGGCCCAGCACTACCCCTGTGGGGAGAACAGAGAGACCAGGACCACCTCCCCAAAGGACAAAAGACCCCTTCACCCCCAGACCTACAACCAGGAGACAATTCTTAGAGGGCTGGACTGGAACAGCACCCCAACAAGGAGAGGCACAAGACCTGATGTCCTTCCCCCTCCTCATCCCCCTCTTGCCCCAGCACCAAAGCAGAGTCACCCTGAATAGGCATGATGCCCCATCTCACCAGATCTCGTCGCAACATCATGAGCTGGGCTCCCAAGGATGAGAGCTGCAGCCTCCCAGGAGTCACCAGGCGCAAGAAGTCGTCAAAATCCCCCCCAGGACTGTCCTCAGTATACTCGGCTGTGGGGCTAGGGCGATAATAGCCACTCATTACACTCCCCACAAGGACATCCCAAGAAACAGCACCAAGGGGGGGGCCCAGCAGACACCCGCTCACAAGCACAGGAGAGGTCACGTgaattccccccaccccagagcaggGGGAGGACATGGGATCTTACCACCCAAATGCATGGGGACTTTGGGAGATGGTGGCTCTCCACTTCCCACAAAGGGCTGTGGGTTTTGGACTGCCTTAGGACAAAGGTAGCAGAGGAGCTGGACACCAAAGCTGGGTGTGGTGAATTCTTCCCAAGCGCCCGGCGGAGATATTTCCAAAAACACCCTCACAGAAGTCAAACTTTGGTTCTGATTTAGCATTATCTAAACGTAGGCATCCAGTGTCATTCTGGAAATGTGGAACTACTTTGCCTGGCCTCCAACCGTCAATCCAGAAGGGAACCTGTCTTCCAAAGGTCTCCCAGAACTTAACAGGCCCACAGAAATGCTTTGGACACTTGAGGACCCAGATGTCAACAGTTAGGGAACCCAAGTGGTTGCCGGACACCCTGTTTCCTCCCCAGATCCCTTCCACATTCTCTGACAACACGGGGCTGTCTTGCCTTCACCTTGTCCCAACAGCACTATGGGAGATCAAGTTACCTGCGGAAAGGGTTGGGGACATTTCATCGGCCAAGTTCACCACGGCGTCGCACAGGGGCAGTCCAGAGTGGGACAACTCTTCCTAGGCAGGGGTAACAGAGGCATCACACACCCAGCCTCCCCTCTGCTCAAGCCTTCCCAACAACCAAGGGCAGGCTCCTAAGAACCCCAGCCAGCTCCTTCCCGACACTGCCTGGAGCACAAGCGTGAATGGAGAAGGTTTTGCTCCTTGGAGCTACAGCAGTACCCATCCCAATGACCATGGCCCAtggagcacccagcagcccaagAGCACGTCCACAGGAGCCAGACTGCAGATCCCCTGTATGCCGTGGCAGGCCAGGGCAAGCGGGCTTGTTCCTCAGCCCTGACACGTTCTCCCTCCTGTGACCGCTCTCAGCTCATACCCAGCGGATCCGACCCTCGCCCCCTTGTCGAGAGACGTGGGTCACTTCACGCCCACGGCTCCGCAGCAGCTGGGTCAGGGCTCTGCCCACAAAGCCAGTCCCACCACCTAGGAGAAAGACAGGACGTTGCAGATTTGCTACCCGGACCGGCATCCCGAGGCCTGCACAGGCGTCCCCATTACCACGGCCAGCTTCCCGGGTACGTTACTCTGGGCccagagccccccgccgcccagctCCCCCGCACGGCACCCCAGCCCCGAGGGCCTCcaccccccgggcccggccgccacGCACCACGTCctaccccccagccccggggggcggcggagaGGGGGGCTGCTTCGGACCCTCCCCGCAGCACCCTCAACCCaggcccgccccccccaaaaCTACGTCCCCCTCACAGAGCCCCGCACGCAGCTGCCGTGCGCAGCGCCCCACGGCGCCCTGGGGCCGCCACTCAGGACCAGCCCCCTCCGCCGGGCGGcctcccgcgcccgccccgctgccggcagcggccTGGCTGAAGCCCCCCACCCGCACCAGCGCCCCTGAGCgacgccgcgccccgccgcggcctgcCGAGCGGCCTCCGCGCACCGACCCGCGGGGCACCGCCGGCCCGCACTCACCCACCAGCGCCCGCATCGCTGGGCCGGCGGCGCCTGCGCCAGCGGCGCCGGTTGCGCACGCGCCAGCGGCATCGGTTGCGCACGCGCCAGCGGCGCCGGTTGCGCAcgcgccccccccgcgcccccccccgcggcgggcgctTAAAGGGCCCGCGCGCCCCAGCGCATTAACCCCTCCCGCGCCAGCGCGCAGGgccagggcgggcgggcggcaggaggaggcggctccggcggcggctccg
The Calonectris borealis chromosome 22, bCalBor7.hap1.2, whole genome shotgun sequence genome window above contains:
- the LOC142091666 gene encoding olfactory receptor 6X1-like, producing ALVTASIGAWMGGFLSVFVQTVLVFRLPFCGPNIINHFYCDAGPLLKLACTDTRHIEWLIFTVATLVLFSTFFLTVISYFAIILTILRIPSASGRRKAFSTCIAHLTVVTTLYGAVIFIYVRPRGRASLNMNKVVSLLNTLVTPLLNPFIYTLRNKEVKTALKKSLTRNKIFEVKE
- the LOC142091667 gene encoding LOW QUALITY PROTEIN: epimerase family protein SDR39U1-like (The sequence of the model RefSeq protein was modified relative to this genomic sequence to represent the inferred CDS: inserted 1 base in 1 codon), yielding MRALVGGGTGFVGRALTQLLRSRGREVTHVSRQGGEGRIRWEELSHSGLPLCDAVVNLADEMSPTLSADPMSSPCSGVGGIHVTSPVLVSGCLLGPPLGAVSWDVLVGSVMSGYYRPSPTAEYTEDSPGGDFDDFLRLVTXWEAAALILGSPAHDVATRSGVVLGRGGGAISQMAWPFRLGLGGRLGSRLQPFPWVHIRDLAGIVCHAMESESLQGVLSGVSPSSPDTSNGTFAQELAAALGRPALLPVPAWAVRAVFGAERAVMLLEGQRVVPKHTLESGYRFVFPDLSGALKDIVA